In Gossypium hirsutum isolate 1008001.06 chromosome A10, Gossypium_hirsutum_v2.1, whole genome shotgun sequence, the DNA window aaacaaattattttttcttaaaaagagAGTAATTTCATCATGATTAATTGTTATAAATTATTCGCTTTTAAAATTAACTGATCAAATTACTCCAAATTTTCTCGAGagactaaaaatttaattttaccttATATGTATACAGACTTACAATGTTTTAACCTTTTCAAAATCAAATAAGATAGATATTTATATTTAGAAACATATTGGGTATGATGTGATCGGGAAAGAAAATGATTCATCTGAACAGATAAAGTTTTGCATTGTTTGCAAATGGTGTAGGTTCAAATCTTGTTAAAATCTGAAATAATCGAGTAAGTTGTCAATAAAAAACACAAGATACAACTTCAAATCAATCTATTGGCGATAAATTTTATGTTCTTCTTAATGGATATTAAAACCGTAAAATATATCAAACTTTTTATCTTCAATagcttaataaaatatttataacattttttcatgttgatagaaaataaaatattctctttatgaaaatgaattaataaatgaaaagtacTAAGCAAGAAGACAAGCCCTCCCAATTATTACTATTGTAAGGTAAATGGAGAATAAAATTGCTTAAAATCCCAACACTCTAATTCAAGGAATCAAATCCCTCaattttctaatatatttttagaGATTTCCATATCAaccctattattttatttatatttttctagcgtaaaaaatatttttttcttcatatttttaaattatcaaaaatatatatatatatatatatataaagcgaATTTCACTAGTTCACGTCAAATTCTAAAGCAATAATgcccaattttttaaaatttcaacgacaattttactattttagttaatattattaatatttaataaaattttcttacaAATTAGCATAGCTAGGTTCAAGGAACGAGAAAACGAGAATCTCCAAATATTctcgggaaaagaaaaaaaaaaccctcagaTTTCTAAAACGATtcggcttttttttttttttggaattgttTGTTTGTGGTTTTCGAATTCTgggtcatcatcatcatcttcactGCAACttcgcttttttttttttggcctaTAGTCTGTCTCAGGTAACAACAAACTCAACTAACGCCCGTGACTCATTCATCAAAACCTAATTATTAATTCATTTCTTGTTGGTTTTGCTTCAAGTTGTTTctattgtaatttttttcttttcttttcatcttttgtaagaaaaatgagaaaaaaagttGTGATTGTGGCTCTAGTAACGGCTTGTTGAATATTCGATAGTTTTCCAGCTAATAATAGAATCAGAGAGTTTCTTTTCTGATGggttttttcattttgattttgctTTTATTGAATACAGAAACCTCtgttttgttttcaaatttgaaGCTGAACTTGAATGATATGTAGTTTTGTGATTGGAGGACAAAGTTGttttatttgattgaattttgGAGAATTTAGGGGTTTggattagggtttttttatttatttaaatttttagctGATTACATCGAAACAGCTTATATATTTGACTGGGTTTTGTACAGGATTAAAGGGTTTTCTTTTATTGATCTGGGTTTGTGATTTTGGGGTATTAAGTGGTCAACAAAGCTGTTGCTTATTTTATACATTCGGTGTTTGATGCTACTGCTATTGAGGGTTTGATCTTTGATTCAAATCATGAATTAGAACCTTTTGACTAATTATGGATCCTAATTAATAAGGGATGACAAACTCCGGTCGGCTGCATACGGTATAAGGGCGAGATTGATGGTTGGAGTGAGGATGTTAGTTTCTAAGTTCTGAGATTTATGAGGAAATTGTTGAAGTTGGTTGACATTTGACTGTTGGGGAACCAAACATAGGGTGTTTGAGATTAGATACAGTGGAATTTGGGTATGGATGATGCTCAGGGCAGCTCAAGTTCGCTCCCTCCTTTCCTTGCGAAGACGTATGAGATGGTGGATGATCCTTCCACAGATTCTATCGTGTCCTGGAGTGCAAGTGATAAGAGTTTCGTTGTATGGAATCCTCCTGAGTTTGCAAGAGATTTACTTCCAAGATTCTTCAAGCACAATAACTTTTCTAGCTTTATCAGACAGCTTAATACATATGTGAGCCACTTGTTCCTTTGTCTCCTTCCGACATTTATCGCTCGagcacatttttattttatttttttatagcttgaattaaattatttccataCTTTGCAGGGTTTCAGGAAAATTGATCCAGAGCAGTGGGAATTTGcgaatgatgattttataagaGGTCAGCCTCATCTTCTGAAAAACATACATAGACGCAAACCGGTTCATAGTTATTCCATGCAGAGTCACTTAGGTCAAGGAGCATCTTCATTAACGGAATCAGAGAGACAGAATTTAAGAGATGAGATCGAGAGACTTAAGAATGAAAAAGAGTTGCTTGCTTTAGAGTTAAAGAGGCATGAACAGGAGCGTCAAGGATTTCAGTTGCAAATGCGGCTGTTGAGGGAGCGTTTACAAGATATGGAACGGCGGCAACAAATTATGATGTCTTCCGTGGCTCGTGTCTTGCAGAAACCAGGAGGTGCCATAAATCTGACCCCACAATTGGAGACGAACGACAGAAAGAGAAGGTTGACTAGAATTGCCTACTTATATGATGAAGCCGGGATTGAAGATAGTCAGACAGGCAATTCCCTAATTGCTAGAGAAAATGTAGATAGTACATCATTGTCTAATATGGAGCCATTTGAACAATTAGAGTCATCCATGGTGTTTTGGGAGAATGCGGTACACGATTTTGGTCAAACCAACATTCAACATGAGTCAAACCTTGAATTGGATGAATCAACAAGTTGTGTAGATACCCCAGCAATATCTTGCATACAGCTTAATATTGATGCTCGACTTAAATCCCCTGGGATTGACATGAACTCTGAGCCTGCTTTCGTTGTTGTTTCTGAGCCTATTACAGCAAGGGAACAAACTGCAGGAACTACTGCACCTGCAACAACTGGGGTTAATGATATATTTTGGGAACAATTTTTGACTGAAAATCCCGGTTCAACCGATACACAGGAAGTTCAGTCAGAAAGAAAAGATTCCGATGCTAGTAAGAACGAAAGCAAACCCGGTGATCATGGTAAATTTTGGTGGAATACGAAGAATGTAAATAACCTTGCAGAACAGATGGGGCATCTTACTCCTGCGGAGAGAACGTGATATCGGTTGACTATTCTTTTTACACCTTTTGGTGCCTCAGTATTTCAGATGTATTAAGTTTAGGTATGATTGGTTTGAAAACTAAAGCATGTCATTAATATTCActtgttcattttatttttaggtgctgTATACATGGCTGTTTTTTTTTACCGCTTCAATATAGTTCAGATTcacatattttttttagaataactCTGATTTTAATGTATTTACAAAGTTGTCATGTTACTGTATTTTATGGAATATTTGATGATTATATTGTTGCCTGCATCATGTGAGGGTCTGCTAAAGGTTGCAATAGGCATGCTTCATTAACGTCTTGAAAATGTATTCCGACAGGTGATTAACAACATGCTGTGTTTATGTCGAGTTGGGAAATGCAGATGTACCTGATTGAAGTAGACGGTGTTGTTACGTagttgtgaaattactgaaaaaaTCAATCCATTTTGCTGGAAAAGTAGAATTAACTGCTGTGTTGCAGTAGAAGGGTGTATGGCTGAGGGTTTAGGAAAAAATGTCTTGATGGATATAGCTTATGATGGTATGGACTTAAGTGTCTTAAGTAAAAAGTTcgattttcttgtatttttatgCTTGCAACTCAAGTAACTTCTAGGTAAAGATTAAATATATGAAAGCAACTAAAAAGAAACTGTCTAAAAGTACCCTGGATCTTCTTTGCTTGGCCGCTGGCAATCAGCTGTCACCCTCTCCTCTTCCATCTTTCTTGGCAGTGCCGGGCTCCTGTAGGGACGACTTACTTTGTCTACCTCTTGCGAAGAGGCTCACCTGAGCCGAAGGATGTCACTAGAGCAGTCATGGCTCAACCCAACTTGAACGAGGCTTGGATAAGGACTTTTTTGTCTCGgtttaaatagttaaaaaaatattttaaagttaattttaattataaaaatgtattaatattaataaaaataactcaAAACGGGCCTATGGTTGAAATTCTTTTTGGTATCGGGCTGTGGCCCACgtagtattaaaataaaaaatagggcAATTGTACATAATATAAAAGATATTTCCATTGCCGGGAATTGAACCCGGGTCTCCTGGGTGAAAGCCAGATATCCTAACCACTGGACGACAATGGATGACATGAttagttaataataaaatgtttacttgataatgtaataaaataacaCAATGACTTGCAATGACCAATTTGGTCCCCATTTTCATTCCATATCAGCCTGAGTTCGATTGCAATCTGTGGGCTCTTTACGTCactcaaaagaagaaaaaagtagTCTTCAAAGCACTTTCCcttttggttaaattttactatCAGTCTCTGTACTTTACAAAAGTGTGGATTTACTCTCtctactttaatttggtcatttttgggcCCATTATGTTAGATTCCGCTATTTCTAAAATATGATGCGGCAAATTGTTAATCAAGTTAATAGATTCATAACTATCATTTGtgtcaatattgaaattttaaaattcaaaaactaCGGGATTTTGAATGTCTAATTggagaatatggactaaatctacaactataTGCATAGTACAAGACTTGTAAATTGTAATTGAATTAACCAAACGGATTTAACTACTACTATCTGGATAAGGACTAAAGTTTCAAATTTCaacaaatataaaaactaaaattgatcgaattaaagtataaagacataaatccacaacttttataaagtacagggacctaatagtaaaatttaacctttctttttctattaaaaaCAGACAATTTCCATTCCCATCCTGTAGCATGCAAATGGTCAGACATTGGAAGGAACACGAACGTTCAAACTTTGTCCTTTCTTACTGACTGCCATATTGCGGTCATATACTGATAAAAATTGACAATAACTGATAATTATATAAAACCAATAAACAAATCATATTTATGGTTTATAAATTTAATGCATTGCTCCTGTCATCTAGAACTTTTTATTAACAAAAACCCAAATATATTTCTTTTCGATGTGGTGAAAAGAAAAGTCCCTACATTCATCAGTAAGTATATGTCCCATACCCCCCTCCATCTTAATGCGATTATTATTAGGAAGAAGATAAGTGTGGATTGTGGTTTATGTTTGCTTTACAAAGCTTTCTTCTAATGTTTATAATGAGTAGTTCATATCAGCAATTAATTCCAACTTAGAATATTTGAGTCCCTGGGTCGGGTTAAATCCAGGTACAGATACAAtgccataaatttttttttttttaaggagATACACCAATGGTGTTCTAAGTAAGTTGGCAAGTTGCTAAATCCCACTTAATGACCCATTAACAAATCAAATGGCAAAACTGTGTAATGATGTGTGATGACATGTATAAGCAATAAGAATGTAATGGAGCAAGGCCATGGTTGCCCACCTTTATATCATAATTACCACTAGAACAAGCAAAATATTGTAAATTGCGGGTGGCTTAAAGTGATGAACTTGTAAACagtattctttcttttttcagtATTATTATAACATTGTTATTCTAATTCATTGGAATTACATATATGAAAATCATGCCGAATGAACAGTAGttgtataaacttttttttttcaatgaaagaatttgtaattttatatttgcCAACAAAAAAGGAGGCAATGCCATTACAACACTGAAATGGACATGGGTACCACCGACACGTCGTTCGTAGTTGAGTTGCTTGCGAATGGATATCCAACACCCGATCCTCCGAAACGTGAAGCGGCATTCTCGCACTTCTGAAACACTCTAGCAAGTGATGCGGCCTTTCTTCTTGCTCGTTTTGTACCGGTAAACAATAGTGTCTGGAGTAAACTAGCCATTGCAGGGGCCTTGAGCACTCTTCTGGTTGCGGTAGCTCCACCGGTGCGGCAAAACTCGAGCAATGCTGCAACAGCATTCTCTTTCCCTCTTAGTGTTCTGCATTGCATCATTGCTATTAGTCCTGAGACTGCTGTTTCTTCCTTCCCTACAGCTTCGGCCCCGATTGGCTGCCTGACAATTAAGGCTAATGCACCTGCTACTTCCTCCGCCACCCCTTCGTTTCCTAAAGCTCCTACGAGGGCTGTAACAGTTCCGGCCTCTATCATTCTCGAACAAGTGTCTGCGTGAGTCGCTAGGTTAAACAAAGCGGTCACGGCATCCTTCTTCCCTCTAGGTGTCCCTACTCTCAACAACTCTGCCAAGGCTTCAACAGCTCCTCCCTGATCAGCTATCCTCTTCTTATACTCGTGAACTGCGGAGAGGCTAAACAATGTTGCTGCAGCATTTTGCCTAGCCTCCACTGTGAGCCCGAGTCTCAAGACTTCAACAATCGATCCTAGACAACCATCCTCGTCCATAATTCGACTTTTGTTCTTAGCATAAATAGATAAGTTCAGCATTGCAGTAACAGCATTCTCTTGAGCAACGGGGTTTGAGGATGACAGCAACTTCCGTAAGTGCGGTATCGCCCCAGCCTCCGCAATAAAAGCACGGTTTTCCTTCCCCGTTTTAGCCAGCAAACGAATTTCACGAGCAGCTACTGTCTGAGCTCCTTGAGATCCATTTGCTAGTTGTTGAATAAGAAGCACTGCTGTTGCTCTATTGGCCTCAATCGCTGCTTTGGTCGGCAAAGCCACAGCAAAAGACTCTGCAGATGCATCACCGGTCTCAGTAGGATCATACGGAACACCATGAGCAATACACCACTGCACGATCAAATTCCTCAAAGCTCGATTAGGAACAATGCGAGTATCATCAAGCATTTGCCCCGTCTTTGGACAAGTACAATGCCCTTCCTCCATCCACCGAGCTATCGAACTCCGATCATATGTCTGCCCCGTTGAAACTATCACGGGATCTTTCATCAAATCCAACGATATAGGACAACAAAAGTCCTTAGGGATAGTCAAAAACGTATGCACCATCTCCTGACTAATCAACCCTTTCCATGGTTTCTTCGGATTCTCGAAACACAACCGCAACTCATCTTCCTCGAAACCGAATAGCAAAAACTGACAATATCTAGTAATCGCAATGAATCCATTAAGCACAGAAGCCGCAGGTTCGATATCTCCTTCATGATTAACAATCTGTTCTTCCAAAAACTCAATTTCAGACCTACAACTTTCAACATCTTTAATCCCCAGTCTCTCCACAAAAAACAACCTCAATTCCACATGATTTGGTATCCTCCCATTCTCAAATTCATcaagaaatgaaaagaatttaAGCCTTAAAACCTCATCATTTTTATCAACATACAATTTGCATTGTCTACCTTGTTTCTGCAAAAGCTCTACTTGTTCCTTAATATCATcactcaaattcaaatcttttatAGGGAAAACATCCAAAAGGGTAGAAATTTCTTGATTCAAATCATGGAAATGGCCTGAAATTGAATGGCTTTGAAGCAAAAGCCATAACTTACTGGATTGAGAGCAATAATCAAGTAGTATCTTGGACCTATACAGCAACAAATAGAGTTCCTTGAAGCACAATACGGCTGTTGGAGACAAGTTCGACGAGGAACCAGACCTTGAATCCCTCAAATACGTCAAAACCACAAGGAAAATTTCCACCCTTCGGACCAAAGACCGAGAATTCCTCCGTTGAAAGAAGAAAACATGGTCGGAAAAGCAAGAAACAAGATCGGACGACAAGGCGGCCAAGGTTTGGACAAGAGCCACTTGTGTTAAGTCAACAGGAACCAAGAAAGCCTCTAGAGACGGCGACCTTCTCCTCCTTACAGAAGAGAATATAGCTGctgatgccattgttgataaactcaagaatctgcaacaaaacaaatgaaaatttttaaaatctaatgaATACCCAAGATTCTCAGCTTTATTCTAGTTCTTGGGTTGTTATTTAAATCTTCAAAGGATGTTCATAAACAATACAGCAaagatttggttttttttttcttaacacaacccaaaaaaaaacatttttatgtACAAAATGAGAAGGGGATTTTGTTTAAGAACATGAACCTAATCCGCGTTTAGGAAAATTAAAAAAGACACTGTGTTTTGTCCCTTTCTCTTAAGATCCTTTCATGCtttgttctttttcttccttCCTTGCTCgtgtttcttttttttcctgTAAGAAAATTCAATGCAGTTTGCTATGAAAAATAAATGGCGTATGGCTTTGActgaaaaaaatcatattttagtcCATTAATTGTTCACCCAGAAAGCAATGGGGGTCCTTAAATGCGTAcagcttttttttttgtgtttaccCTTTTTACTGGTTTGTTTGTAAAAAAACTAGATTTTGTTAAACTATAAAGGTCGGCCCTTTTTTT includes these proteins:
- the LOC107925314 gene encoding heat stress transcription factor A-4a-like, with product MDDAQGSSSSLPPFLAKTYEMVDDPSTDSIVSWSASDKSFVVWNPPEFARDLLPRFFKHNNFSSFIRQLNTYGFRKIDPEQWEFANDDFIRGQPHLLKNIHRRKPVHSYSMQSHLGQGASSLTESERQNLRDEIERLKNEKELLALELKRHEQERQGFQLQMRLLRERLQDMERRQQIMMSSVARVLQKPGGAINLTPQLETNDRKRRLTRIAYLYDEAGIEDSQTGNSLIARENVDSTSLSNMEPFEQLESSMVFWENAVHDFGQTNIQHESNLELDESTSCVDTPAISCIQLNIDARLKSPGIDMNSEPAFVVVSEPITAREQTAGTTAPATTGVNDIFWEQFLTENPGSTDTQEVQSERKDSDASKNESKPGDHGKFWWNTKNVNNLAEQMGHLTPAERT
- the LOC107925284 gene encoding U-box domain-containing protein 17; its protein translation is MASAAIFSSVRRRRSPSLEAFLVPVDLTQVALVQTLAALSSDLVSCFSDHVFFFQRRNSRSLVRRVEIFLVVLTYLRDSRSGSSSNLSPTAVLCFKELYLLLYRSKILLDYCSQSSKLWLLLQSHSISGHFHDLNQEISTLLDVFPIKDLNLSDDIKEQVELLQKQGRQCKLYVDKNDEVLRLKFFSFLDEFENGRIPNHVELRLFFVERLGIKDVESCRSEIEFLEEQIVNHEGDIEPAASVLNGFIAITRYCQFLLFGFEEDELRLCFENPKKPWKGLISQEMVHTFLTIPKDFCCPISLDLMKDPVIVSTGQTYDRSSIARWMEEGHCTCPKTGQMLDDTRIVPNRALRNLIVQWCIAHGVPYDPTETGDASAESFAVALPTKAAIEANRATAVLLIQQLANGSQGAQTVAAREIRLLAKTGKENRAFIAEAGAIPHLRKLLSSSNPVAQENAVTAMLNLSIYAKNKSRIMDEDGCLGSIVEVLRLGLTVEARQNAAATLFSLSAVHEYKKRIADQGGAVEALAELLRVGTPRGKKDAVTALFNLATHADTCSRMIEAGTVTALVGALGNEGVAEEVAGALALIVRQPIGAEAVGKEETAVSGLIAMMQCRTLRGKENAVAALLEFCRTGGATATRRVLKAPAMASLLQTLLFTGTKRARRKAASLARVFQKCENAASRFGGSGVGYPFASNSTTNDVSVVPMSISVL